The Undibacterium cyanobacteriorum genomic sequence CCCTTAGGAGATTCAATGTTACGCGGAACCAAAATTGTAGCGACGATAGGCCCAGCATCGAGTGATCTAGACACCTTGGTCAAGATGTTGAAGGCTGGTGTGAATGTAGTACGTTTGAATTTCTCGCACGGCAAAGCACAAGACCATATCGATCGCGCAAATTTGGTGCGTCAAGCGGCTGCGCAATGTGGTTTCGAAGTCGCCATCATGGCCGACATGCAAGGTCCGAAGATTCGTATTGGCAAATTCGAAAACAGCAAGATCGAATTGGCCAAGGGCGATCGTTTCATTCTCGACGCTGATTGCCCCTTGGGTAATCAAGAACGCGTTGGCTTGGATTACAAAAATTTGCCACGTGATGTCAAGAAAGATGACGTTCTTTTGCTCAATGATGGTTTGATCGTTTTGATCGTTGAAAAAGTGGTCGGCAACGAGATCCACACGATTACGAAAATTGGTGGCGAACTGTCCAATAACAAAGGGATCAATCGTCAAGGTGGTGGTTTGACAGCTCCTGCGCTGACGGCAAAAGACATGGAAGACATCAAAACGGCGATGTCTTTTCAAGCCGATTATTTGGCGATTTCGTTCCCGAAAAATGCGACGGATATGGAAATGGCGCGCCAGTTAGCGAATATCGCCGGCGAGCCATATGGTCACAAGCCGATGCTGATCGCAAAGATCGAACGTGCGGAAGCGATCCCCGCCTTGCAAGAAATTTTGGATGCTTCTGATGGCATCATGGTGGCACGTGGTGATTTGGCGGTAGAAGTTGGAAATGCGGCGGTGCCGGCTTTGCAAAAGCATATGATCAAAGTGGCGCGTGATTCCAATAAATTGGCGATCACGGCGACGCAAATGATGGAGTCCATGATCGTCAACGCCGTACCAACGCGCGCTGAAGTGTCGGACGTGGCAAATGCAGTGTTGGATGGTACTGATGCAGTGATGTTGTCGGCTGAAACGGCCTCTGGTAAGTACCCGATTGAAACCGTGGAGACGATGGCTGCCATTTGCGTCGAAGCAGAGAAATTCCAAGAGTGCAAACTGGATGCCGACTTCTTGAATTTGCAATTCACGCGTATCGATCAATCGATCGCTTATGGTGCGCTGTTCACGGCCCACCATTTACGCGTACAAGCGATTGCTGCCTTAACTGAGTCTGGTTCTACTGCCTTGTGGATGAGCCGCCAAAGTATTGATGTACCTTTGTTTGCCTTGACACCGAGTGTCGCAACGCAACGCAAAGCAGCCTTATATCGTAATGTTCAAACCTTTAATTTGCCTTACTCCGCTGATCGCGATTTCGCTTTGAAAGAAGCTGAAAAATTGTTGATCGCAAAAGGCGCCGTGAAGAAGGGCGACCTGATCGTGGCGACTTGGGGTGAGCAGATGGGGAAGGTAGGGGGGACCAATGCAATGCGTATCGTGAAGGTCGGCGAATAGTGAGATCTCAATAAATCCAATTGTAGGGCGCATCGCGTCGTTGCAAATACTCGCAATACTGACGTATTGCTCCG encodes the following:
- the pyk gene encoding pyruvate kinase — translated: MLRGTKIVATIGPASSDLDTLVKMLKAGVNVVRLNFSHGKAQDHIDRANLVRQAAAQCGFEVAIMADMQGPKIRIGKFENSKIELAKGDRFILDADCPLGNQERVGLDYKNLPRDVKKDDVLLLNDGLIVLIVEKVVGNEIHTITKIGGELSNNKGINRQGGGLTAPALTAKDMEDIKTAMSFQADYLAISFPKNATDMEMARQLANIAGEPYGHKPMLIAKIERAEAIPALQEILDASDGIMVARGDLAVEVGNAAVPALQKHMIKVARDSNKLAITATQMMESMIVNAVPTRAEVSDVANAVLDGTDAVMLSAETASGKYPIETVETMAAICVEAEKFQECKLDADFLNLQFTRIDQSIAYGALFTAHHLRVQAIAALTESGSTALWMSRQSIDVPLFALTPSVATQRKAALYRNVQTFNLPYSADRDFALKEAEKLLIAKGAVKKGDLIVATWGEQMGKVGGTNAMRIVKVGE